From the Chloroflexus aurantiacus J-10-fl genome, one window contains:
- a CDS encoding MFS transporter — MTSANSTTVQATSVQPTEQSGSSLPGNTSSLVPSEVRRGLLISIWEGAIANIHISITGAIGGSVFLSGFALLLGANNFQLGLLGALPFIGQMFQFLSAYLEARFANRRAIVLFSALAGRLVWALLLCLPFTGWPATWQLTVFFVALGFSYGLNGMAGNAWMSWMSDLVPPNRRGSYFGVRNTVAGISAMVSVYLAGLTLDHFRAQGAEAHGYALIFGVAVLAAFGAAVLIARQPEPPLQPQPWQGVGSFLFDPLRDTAFRRFTVLATGWALVTGIAAPFFNAYGLTTLQLDFSLLALTGIVTSAVALFFSPLVGWLMDRYGYRVVVTACVMGTIPLPLGWILSTPDNILPLWLTSIFSGVFWPGVNQGLGNLLMERAPAAQRGVAVAIFSLLTGLGTLIASLIGGALGQVLTGTTLMLGPLAVHGLAALFVITMIGRMAMVGAFWRVLAGNR; from the coding sequence ATGACCTCTGCCAATTCGACAACCGTTCAGGCCACATCTGTGCAACCTACAGAGCAGTCTGGTTCATCGTTGCCGGGCAATACATCATCACTCGTTCCTTCGGAAGTACGGCGCGGTTTACTCATTTCCATCTGGGAAGGTGCGATTGCCAATATTCATATCAGCATTACAGGCGCTATCGGTGGGAGCGTCTTTCTCAGTGGATTTGCGCTGTTGCTCGGTGCCAATAATTTTCAACTCGGCTTGCTTGGTGCTTTGCCATTCATTGGCCAGATGTTTCAGTTCCTGAGTGCCTACCTGGAAGCCCGGTTTGCGAATCGACGAGCCATTGTGCTCTTTTCGGCACTGGCGGGGCGGCTGGTTTGGGCGTTGTTGCTCTGCCTGCCGTTCACCGGCTGGCCGGCGACCTGGCAGCTTACCGTGTTTTTCGTGGCGCTGGGTTTCTCGTATGGGCTGAATGGCATGGCAGGCAATGCCTGGATGAGTTGGATGAGCGATCTGGTTCCGCCTAACCGGCGTGGGAGCTATTTTGGCGTGCGGAATACGGTGGCCGGTATCAGCGCGATGGTGAGTGTCTATCTTGCCGGGTTGACCCTCGACCATTTTCGGGCGCAGGGTGCGGAAGCGCACGGGTATGCCCTGATCTTTGGGGTAGCGGTGCTGGCTGCTTTTGGGGCAGCCGTGCTGATTGCCCGCCAGCCAGAGCCGCCATTGCAGCCACAACCGTGGCAGGGGGTTGGTTCGTTTCTGTTCGACCCGCTCCGCGATACGGCTTTTCGCCGTTTTACCGTGCTCGCGACAGGTTGGGCGCTGGTTACCGGTATCGCCGCTCCCTTCTTTAATGCGTATGGCTTGACTACCCTGCAACTCGATTTCTCGCTGCTGGCACTGACCGGTATCGTGACCAGTGCCGTGGCGCTCTTTTTCTCGCCGCTTGTGGGATGGTTGATGGATCGCTACGGCTATCGTGTGGTCGTGACGGCGTGTGTGATGGGGACGATTCCACTGCCGCTAGGTTGGATACTCTCAACACCAGACAATATTCTCCCGCTCTGGCTAACGTCAATCTTTTCTGGCGTCTTCTGGCCGGGCGTGAATCAAGGGCTGGGCAATCTGCTGATGGAACGCGCTCCTGCTGCCCAACGTGGGGTTGCAGTAGCAATCTTTAGTTTGCTTACCGGCCTGGGTACACTGATTGCATCGTTGATCGGCGGTGCGTTAGGGCAGGTACTGACCGGGACTACGCTGATGCTGGGGCCATTGGCGGTTCACGGGCTGGCGGCATTGTTTGTGATCACGATGATTGGACGCATGGCCATGGTTGGTGCGTTTTGGCGCGTGCTGGCCGGCAATCGGTAG
- the apbC gene encoding iron-sulfur cluster carrier protein ApbC, whose product MGRLTNHQSATVSEDQILAALRQVQEPELGGDLVSRQMVKHIAICDGIVRCTIELTTPACPLKDQIRSEAEAAVLAVPGVREVHIEFTANVRRPAGIPEQSAIPGVANVIAVAAGKGGVGKSTVAANLAVALAQMGAQVGLLDADVFGPSLPLMLGVRGQPMAVSDANGQPMMLPLSNHGIKVMSVGFLIDESQPVIWRGPMVSQLLRQFLYQVAWAPLDYLIIDMPPGTGDVALTLAQSLPLTGALIVTTPQQVATIDVIKAMEMFRKVNVPLLGIVENMAYFIAPDTGKRYDIFGSGGAERLAQQLGVPVLGQIPLGMSVREGGDNGQPAVISDAPDAYADIFRELARQVAARISVLQYAMV is encoded by the coding sequence ATGGGTCGCTTAACAAATCATCAATCGGCGACGGTGAGCGAAGATCAGATTCTCGCTGCGCTGCGACAGGTGCAAGAGCCAGAGCTGGGTGGCGACCTGGTTTCTCGGCAGATGGTCAAGCACATTGCCATCTGTGACGGTATTGTCCGTTGTACGATTGAGTTGACAACCCCGGCGTGTCCGTTGAAAGATCAGATCCGCAGTGAGGCTGAGGCAGCAGTGCTGGCGGTGCCAGGGGTGAGAGAGGTTCACATCGAGTTTACCGCCAATGTCCGCCGCCCTGCCGGTATTCCCGAACAATCAGCCATTCCCGGCGTTGCCAATGTGATTGCGGTGGCTGCCGGTAAAGGCGGTGTCGGCAAGAGTACGGTAGCGGCCAACCTGGCGGTTGCCCTGGCCCAGATGGGGGCACAGGTCGGTCTGCTCGACGCTGATGTGTTTGGGCCGAGCCTGCCACTCATGCTGGGAGTGCGCGGGCAGCCGATGGCCGTTAGCGACGCTAATGGTCAGCCGATGATGTTGCCGCTGAGCAACCACGGTATCAAGGTGATGTCGGTCGGGTTTCTGATTGACGAGTCACAGCCGGTGATCTGGCGTGGGCCGATGGTCAGTCAGTTACTGCGGCAATTTCTCTATCAGGTTGCCTGGGCGCCACTCGACTATCTGATTATCGATATGCCGCCCGGTACCGGCGATGTTGCCCTTACCCTGGCCCAGAGCCTGCCTCTCACCGGTGCCCTTATCGTGACTACGCCGCAGCAGGTGGCAACCATCGACGTAATCAAGGCGATGGAGATGTTCCGCAAAGTGAACGTGCCGCTGTTAGGGATCGTCGAGAACATGGCCTACTTCATCGCCCCCGATACCGGTAAGCGCTACGACATTTTCGGTAGCGGTGGCGCCGAACGCCTGGCACAACAGTTGGGTGTACCGGTCCTCGGCCAGATTCCCCTTGGCATGAGTGTGCGCGAGGGTGGTGACAATGGTCAGCCGGCTGTGATCAGTGATGCCCCTGATGCGTATGCCGATATTTTCCGCGAGCTGGCTCGCCAGGTCGCTGCTCGCATCTCGGTGTTGCAGTACGCAATGGTGTAG
- the moaA gene encoding GTP 3',8-cyclase MoaA — protein sequence MAANQLSGTTPIIFYDPARHPRYATDTPALDQYGRRIDYLRVSLTDRCNMRCVYCMPAVGVQFAPRPELLTNEELLLVITAAARAGFRKLRLTGGEPTLRHDLVNLVRELKRIPGIEHIAMTTNALRLRKLAQPLREAGLDRVNISIDTLDPLKFRMITRGGNLEEVWAGIEAADAAGLHPIKLNAVVVRGMNDDEVVRLAGLTLERPWEFRFIEVMPLTGVAGLAEEGIVASAELIARLEQHYGPLEEIGHAPSDPARTYRLPGAKGVIGFISSVSDPFCATCNRMRLTADGRLHLCLLRDDEVDLRAAVRGGASVADLEQIIRHAVYIKPWGHGLPAGVKPTLRGMSELGG from the coding sequence ATGGCCGCCAACCAGCTCTCTGGCACGACCCCGATCATCTTCTACGACCCCGCCCGCCATCCCCGCTATGCCACCGATACGCCGGCACTCGATCAGTATGGCCGCCGTATCGACTATCTGCGCGTCTCACTGACCGACCGCTGCAATATGCGTTGTGTCTACTGCATGCCTGCCGTTGGTGTGCAATTCGCCCCTCGTCCTGAACTGCTGACCAATGAAGAGCTGCTGCTGGTGATCACTGCCGCTGCCCGTGCCGGCTTCCGCAAGTTGCGCCTGACCGGCGGCGAACCGACGCTGCGCCATGATCTGGTCAATCTGGTGCGTGAACTGAAACGCATTCCCGGCATTGAACATATTGCGATGACAACCAACGCGCTTCGTTTGCGCAAACTGGCCCAACCGCTGCGCGAAGCTGGTCTGGATCGGGTCAATATCAGTATCGACACCCTCGATCCGCTGAAGTTTCGGATGATTACCCGTGGCGGTAATCTCGAAGAGGTTTGGGCCGGTATTGAAGCTGCTGACGCGGCTGGCCTGCATCCCATCAAACTGAATGCGGTGGTCGTGCGAGGGATGAATGATGATGAAGTGGTGCGGCTGGCGGGGTTGACGCTGGAGCGACCCTGGGAATTCCGCTTCATCGAGGTGATGCCCCTCACCGGGGTGGCCGGCCTCGCTGAAGAGGGTATCGTGGCCAGCGCCGAGCTGATTGCGCGGCTCGAACAACACTATGGCCCGCTTGAGGAGATCGGCCACGCGCCGAGTGATCCGGCGCGCACGTATCGCCTACCCGGTGCGAAGGGGGTGATCGGATTTATTTCCAGCGTCAGCGACCCCTTCTGCGCCACCTGTAACCGGATGCGGCTCACCGCTGATGGTCGCCTGCACCTCTGTCTGCTCCGTGATGACGAAGTTGATCTGCGGGCCGCAGTCCGGGGCGGGGCCAGCGTCGCCGATCTTGAACAAATCATTCGCCACGCCGTCTATATCAAACCATGGGGGCACGGCCTCCCTGCCGGCGTGAAGCCAACCCTGCGCGGGATGTCAGAGTTAGGTGGCTGA
- a CDS encoding CvpA family protein, producing MNVIDLLFVVLFFGALAVGFFQGTIRLVLVILSFYFSTVLASLYYQSLADVFVRELGGQRFVSQYVAFALIHLFCFIVLTWVGVYSFRYVQTPHHLEMVDRIVGTALGVIIGGLALGLTAILLWNLFIVRGFANIDYPITRWLGGQIGTSLMLRFFANAILPSLYELIDPILPDAAQIIFQVQ from the coding sequence ATGAACGTCATCGATCTCCTCTTCGTCGTGCTCTTCTTCGGCGCGCTGGCCGTCGGCTTTTTTCAGGGCACGATTCGGCTGGTCCTCGTCATTCTCTCGTTCTACTTCAGCACCGTGCTGGCCAGTCTCTACTACCAAAGTCTGGCCGATGTCTTTGTGCGCGAGTTGGGTGGACAACGTTTCGTAAGCCAGTATGTTGCCTTTGCGTTGATCCATTTGTTTTGCTTTATCGTATTAACCTGGGTCGGAGTCTATAGTTTTCGCTATGTGCAAACACCACACCATCTTGAGATGGTAGATCGGATTGTTGGTACCGCACTGGGTGTGATCATCGGTGGTTTGGCCCTCGGCTTGACGGCGATTCTGCTTTGGAATCTGTTTATCGTGCGCGGTTTTGCCAACATCGATTATCCGATTACACGCTGGTTGGGTGGGCAAATCGGGACTTCGTTGATGCTCCGCTTCTTCGCTAATGCGATTTTGCCTAGTTTGTACGAACTTATCGATCCGATTTTGCCTGATGCCGCCCAAATTATCTTTCAGGTCCAATAA
- the htpG gene encoding molecular chaperone HtpG, with protein sequence MTTEPLTETGRQSHTFKAEVQQVLYILAHSLYTDREIFLRELISNASDAINRVQFEMLTNREVRDPDLEPQITIEVNKEARTLSISDTGIGMTADEMVEHLGTIAQSAARAFVKQAGEGAKQTASEIIGQFGVGFYSVFMVADKVTVVSQSYRPDAPAAMWESSGGDSFTVGPATRERRGTTITLHLKEDATEFADPWRIEQIVRRHSNYVAFPIMLDGRQINARTAIWRKAPRDVTNDEYNGYYRQLTLDSQPPLSFIHISTDAPVDLHAILYIPSRRERGILERRIEGQIKLYSRKVLILEEAKDLLPAYFRFVEGVVDSEDLPLNVSRESVQSGTAGGSPVMQRLRKTLTGRLHKELNELAERDPEKYRTFWKEFGPFIKEGIATDYEHRNDLLKLLRVQTTKSGEEWITLATYKERMIPGQKEIYYLMAASRDAALSSPHLDPLRARDIEVILFTDLMDGFMLSGLREYDGLRLRNIDEGDLDLPGEVERPAPAINDEQFTALAERIAAILGDRLKEVRTSRVLRDSPARLVADEAAFGREMQRIQQVLGQEVQMGPRILELNPAHPLIAALAQRAASNPNDPLLKLAAEQLYDNALLIEGLHRDPAAMAPRILQLLELAAGVNTPQA encoded by the coding sequence ATGACCACGGAACCGTTGACTGAAACTGGTCGGCAGTCGCATACGTTCAAAGCCGAAGTACAACAAGTACTCTACATTCTCGCCCATTCACTCTACACCGACCGCGAGATTTTCCTGCGTGAACTGATCTCGAACGCTTCTGACGCGATCAATCGCGTGCAGTTCGAGATGCTGACGAATCGCGAAGTGCGCGATCCTGACCTCGAACCACAAATCACCATCGAAGTCAACAAGGAAGCGCGCACCCTCTCGATCAGCGATACCGGCATCGGCATGACAGCCGATGAAATGGTGGAGCATCTCGGTACGATTGCGCAATCGGCAGCACGCGCCTTTGTCAAACAGGCCGGTGAGGGCGCCAAACAGACTGCCAGCGAGATTATTGGTCAGTTTGGCGTCGGCTTTTACTCGGTATTTATGGTTGCCGACAAGGTAACGGTTGTTTCCCAATCGTACCGCCCCGATGCACCGGCAGCGATGTGGGAGTCGAGCGGTGGCGATAGCTTCACGGTTGGCCCCGCGACCCGCGAGCGTCGTGGTACCACCATTACGTTGCACCTGAAAGAAGACGCGACTGAATTCGCCGATCCATGGCGGATCGAGCAGATCGTGCGTCGTCATTCCAATTATGTCGCCTTCCCGATTATGCTCGATGGTCGCCAGATCAATGCGCGCACGGCGATCTGGCGCAAAGCCCCGCGTGATGTCACGAACGACGAATACAACGGCTATTACCGCCAGCTCACCCTCGACAGCCAGCCACCACTCAGCTTCATCCACATTTCGACTGACGCGCCGGTTGATCTGCACGCCATTCTCTACATTCCATCGCGGCGCGAGCGCGGCATCCTCGAACGCCGCATCGAAGGTCAGATCAAACTCTATTCGCGCAAAGTTCTGATCCTTGAAGAAGCCAAAGATTTGCTGCCCGCCTATTTCCGCTTCGTTGAAGGTGTGGTGGATAGCGAAGACCTACCGCTGAACGTCTCGCGGGAAAGCGTTCAGAGTGGTACCGCCGGTGGATCGCCGGTCATGCAACGCCTGCGCAAAACGCTCACCGGTCGTCTCCACAAGGAGTTGAATGAACTGGCCGAGCGCGATCCGGAGAAGTATCGCACCTTCTGGAAGGAATTCGGCCCGTTCATCAAAGAGGGTATTGCTACCGATTACGAGCATCGCAATGATCTACTCAAGCTGCTGCGGGTGCAGACAACGAAGAGCGGTGAGGAATGGATCACGCTGGCGACCTACAAAGAGCGCATGATCCCCGGCCAGAAGGAGATTTACTACCTGATGGCGGCCAGTCGCGATGCCGCGTTGAGCAGTCCGCACCTCGACCCACTGCGAGCACGCGACATCGAAGTCATTCTCTTCACCGATCTGATGGATGGCTTTATGCTGTCAGGTCTGCGCGAATACGATGGGTTGCGCCTGCGCAATATCGATGAGGGTGATCTTGATCTGCCGGGTGAGGTCGAACGACCGGCACCGGCCATTAATGACGAACAGTTCACCGCATTGGCTGAACGCATTGCCGCAATTCTTGGCGACCGCCTGAAAGAAGTGCGCACATCGCGCGTGCTGCGTGACAGCCCGGCCCGGCTGGTGGCCGATGAAGCAGCCTTTGGCCGCGAGATGCAGCGGATTCAGCAGGTACTCGGTCAGGAAGTGCAGATGGGGCCGCGCATTTTGGAACTCAATCCGGCCCACCCGCTGATTGCAGCGCTGGCACAACGTGCTGCCTCCAATCCGAACGATCCACTCCTCAAACTGGCCGCCGAACAACTCTACGATAACGCACTGCTGATCGAAGGGTTACATCGCGATCCGGCGGCAATGGCTCCGCGGATTTTGCAGTTGCTCGAACTGGCTGCCGGTGTGAACACGCCCCAGGCTTAA